One genomic window of Magnolia sinica isolate HGM2019 chromosome 3, MsV1, whole genome shotgun sequence includes the following:
- the LOC131239048 gene encoding F-box protein SKIP1-like encodes MDNRAGNVCWASVIDGVLIEIFSKLDFDSLISAASVCHSWRCVAHYPECWDCVHFNHYERFLDNYIKETAIPTDNRERTFRESEYMIRHVGAGAKSICVRRIADDTTVMMIADRCPSIESISLRDTDRISPAALLNLIRTSKHLKLIDVKFCKAVSASLIEEMGQSCPSLVGLNLGHQRVTEDMARAIGKFMPKLKWLNLNNATISSEVLCNILDSCTELDHVSVKRCHQLIMNNELKNRSSRIEEFKYSPLFICRSGAAQHFWMP; translated from the exons ATGGATAACCGGGCCGGCAATGTATGTTGGGCATCGGTCATCGATGGAGTCCTGATCGAAATCTTCTCCAAGCTAGACTTTGATTCGCTGATATCGGCCGCAAGCGTGTGCCATTCGTGGCGCTGCGTGGCTCATTATCCAGAGTGCTGGGATTGTGTCCACTTCAATCATTATGAAAGATTTCTAGACAACTACATCAAAGAAACTGCAATACCTACTGATAATCGAGAGAGGACGTTCAGGGAGTCTGAATACATGATAAGGCATGTTGGAGCCGGAGCCAAGTCAATCTGTGTCCGCCGCATTGCTGATGACACAACGGTCATGATGATTGCGGACAG ATGCCCGTCAATTGAGTCAATCTCCCTTCGAGATACAGATCGAATCTCACCAGCTGCTCTTCTCAATCTAATCCGCACTTCCAAGCACCTGAAACTCATCGACGTTAAGTTCTGCAAGGCTGTCTCCGCCTCATTAATCGAAGAAATGGGTCAATCTTGTCCAAGCCTAGTGGGCCTCAATTTGGGCCATCAACGTGTAACAGAAGATATGGCAAGAGCGATCGGAAAATTCatgccaaaactcaagtggctcaACCTCAACAATGCCACTATATCTTCTGAAGTTCTATGTAACATCCTAGACTCGTGCACTGAGCTAGACCACGTTAGCGTCAAACGGTGCCATCAACTGATCATGAACAACGAGCTCAAGAACAGGTCCAGTAGAATTGAAGAGTTCAAGTACTCCCCTCTGTTTATTTGCCGATCAGgggcggctcaacatttttggatgccttag